The Paracoccus sediminicola genome has a segment encoding these proteins:
- the folP gene encoding dihydropteroate synthase has translation MSAYWRPIPEFTGELNLAGGWARFSRLERLSRDAPPRIVPASDAPPGIVERLISPRAPVCGIGMARPSIMGIVNATPDSFSDGGRYEATAQGRALIAAGADLLDIGGESTRPGAADVTVAEETARILPAISALSPEIPVSVDTRKAAVARAALDAGAVLVNDVSGLDFDPGLSRLVAEAGVPVCLMHAQGVPATMQDDPRYDHVLLDVYDALSERVARAEAAGIARDRILVDPGIGFGKTRAHNLAILERISLFHGLGCPVLLGVSRKRFIGEITGAADAWQRGPGTLAVTLAAIGQGVQMHRVHDVAQLTQGLAMWRALTERTGI, from the coding sequence ATGAGCGCCTATTGGCGGCCCATCCCCGAGTTCACGGGCGAGCTCAATCTGGCCGGAGGCTGGGCCCGTTTTTCACGGCTGGAGCGTCTGTCACGCGATGCCCCGCCCCGGATCGTTCCGGCAAGCGATGCGCCGCCGGGTATCGTCGAGCGGCTCATTTCACCGCGCGCGCCGGTTTGCGGGATCGGGATGGCGCGTCCCTCGATCATGGGCATCGTGAACGCGACGCCGGACAGTTTCTCGGATGGTGGACGCTATGAAGCGACCGCGCAGGGCCGCGCACTGATCGCGGCCGGGGCGGATCTTCTGGATATCGGCGGTGAATCGACGCGCCCCGGCGCCGCCGATGTCACGGTCGCGGAAGAGACGGCGCGGATCCTGCCCGCTATCTCCGCGCTCAGCCCCGAGATCCCGGTCTCGGTCGATACCCGCAAGGCGGCGGTCGCCCGCGCCGCGCTCGATGCCGGCGCGGTGCTGGTCAATGATGTCTCGGGCCTCGATTTCGATCCCGGCCTGTCGCGGCTTGTGGCAGAGGCCGGCGTCCCGGTCTGCCTCATGCATGCCCAGGGCGTGCCGGCAACGATGCAGGACGACCCGCGATACGATCATGTCCTGCTGGACGTCTATGACGCGCTGTCGGAGCGGGTGGCGCGGGCCGAGGCGGCCGGTATCGCGCGTGACCGCATCCTGGTCGACCCGGGTATCGGTTTCGGCAAGACACGGGCGCATAATCTTGCGATTCTCGAACGCATCAGTCTATTTCATGGGCTGGGATGCCCGGTTCTGCTGGGGGTCTCTCGCAAGCGCTTCATCGGCGAGATCACCGGCGCCGCCGACGCGTGGCAGCGCGGGCCGGGGACATTGGCGGTGACGCTTGCCGCGATCGGGCAGGGGGTGCAGATGCACCGCGTTCACGATGTGGCGCAACTCACGCAGGGGCTGGCCATGTGGCGGGCCCTTACTGAAAGGACAGGGATATGA
- a CDS encoding dihydroneopterin aldolase — MDEPDQIHLRDYELDADIGAFQSERGQTQRLRFNLTVDLAAPVIGVADDVDRILSYDVLSDAVAHGLADQRFNLLETLAEKIAAEVLAHPRAAHVRVTIEKLDRIPGALGVTLHRRRGRVDAEGAALAPLVLFHGADIPLPDGAVILTPDAPDLPLPSGGNERRVALLALDQAAWALGGRLGLDVADSRTELDWAVKEARPIVWAPARMAADVAGLEADPLSLALWLAERIGARRLDLALPEDRAMPEMPGAIPTRRITA, encoded by the coding sequence CAGATCCATCTGCGCGATTACGAGCTGGACGCCGATATCGGCGCGTTCCAGTCCGAGCGTGGTCAGACCCAGAGGCTGCGGTTCAACCTGACGGTGGATCTCGCCGCGCCGGTGATCGGTGTGGCCGATGATGTCGACCGGATCCTGTCCTATGACGTGCTGAGCGATGCGGTGGCGCATGGGCTTGCCGATCAGCGCTTCAACCTGCTGGAGACGCTGGCCGAAAAAATCGCCGCCGAGGTGCTTGCCCATCCCCGCGCGGCGCATGTGCGCGTCACCATCGAAAAACTGGACCGCATTCCCGGCGCGCTTGGCGTAACGCTGCATCGACGACGGGGCCGGGTCGATGCCGAAGGGGCCGCACTCGCGCCGCTGGTGCTGTTTCACGGTGCCGATATACCGCTTCCCGATGGGGCGGTGATCCTCACCCCCGACGCGCCCGACCTGCCACTGCCGAGCGGCGGAAACGAGCGCCGGGTCGCGCTTCTGGCGCTCGATCAGGCGGCATGGGCGCTGGGCGGCCGGCTCGGGCTGGATGTGGCCGACAGCCGGACCGAACTCGATTGGGCGGTGAAAGAGGCCAGGCCCATCGTCTGGGCCCCGGCGCGCATGGCGGCGGATGTGGCCGGGCTGGAGGCCGATCCGCTGTCCCTCGCGCTGTGGCTGGCGGAACGGATCGGCGCGCGCCGGCTCGATCTTGCCTTGCCCGAAGACCGCGCGATGCCCGAGATGCCCGGCGCCATCCCGACGCGGCGGATCACCGCATGA